A region from the Candidatus Magasanikbacteria bacterium genome encodes:
- the dnaK gene encoding molecular chaperone DnaK, whose translation MGKILGIDLGTTNSCMAIVEGGQPKVLESKEGNRTTPSVVAVSKSGERLAGQLAKRQGTTNPQNTLYSIKRLIGRSIKDKEVDEIKKHVPYEITADGEKVKVKMGDKTYTPQEISAMILQKLKADAEEKLGEKITEAVITVPAYFDDSQRQATKDAGEIAGLKVSRIINEPTAAAFAYGFDKNNDQQILVYDLGGGTFDVSVLDISYDKEDNNSTVEVKSTSGDTHLGGDDFDQKIIAWIIGEFKKNEGIDLSNDPLSLQRVKDSAEKAKIELSSSKETEINEPFITVGTDGPKHLVLKLTRAKLEELVMELVEKTFEPVKKALSDSGYDKKDIEEVILVGGMTRMPLVQKKVEEFFGKKPNVSINPDEVVALGAAIQAGQLQGDLGKEILLLDVTPLSLGIETMGSVMTKLIERNTTIPTGKSQIFSTAADSQPSVEIHVLQGERQMAGDNKTLGRFMLDGIPPAPRGVPQIEVNFDIDANGILNVSAKDKATGKEQSIRIEASSGLSDEEIERMKKDAEAHADDDKKKRELIDAKNTADTMVYTTEKMMKDVEEKKIELTDDEKKGVEASLAKLKEVKDGDDLEAIQKASDDLATAGQAIGTKMYQQEQAKTEADAKAETSKTEGKEEKKEEGETIEGEVVDEKK comes from the coding sequence ATGGGAAAAATTCTAGGTATAGACCTTGGAACAACTAATTCATGTATGGCCATTGTGGAAGGTGGTCAGCCAAAAGTTTTGGAAAGTAAGGAGGGCAACAGAACCACTCCGTCTGTGGTCGCAGTATCAAAGAGTGGTGAGCGTTTGGCAGGGCAACTTGCAAAGCGTCAAGGAACCACAAATCCACAAAATACACTTTATTCTATCAAGCGTCTTATTGGGCGTAGTATCAAAGATAAAGAAGTGGATGAAATTAAAAAACATGTGCCTTACGAAATCACAGCAGACGGTGAAAAAGTAAAGGTAAAAATGGGTGATAAAACTTATACTCCACAGGAAATTTCTGCAATGATTTTGCAAAAGTTAAAAGCAGACGCAGAAGAAAAATTGGGAGAAAAAATCACAGAAGCAGTTATTACTGTGCCAGCATATTTTGACGACTCACAAAGACAGGCAACAAAAGATGCAGGAGAAATTGCAGGATTGAAGGTGAGTAGAATTATCAACGAGCCAACGGCAGCAGCTTTTGCGTATGGTTTTGACAAGAACAATGACCAGCAGATTTTGGTGTACGATTTGGGAGGTGGAACATTTGATGTTTCAGTTCTAGATATTTCTTATGACAAGGAAGACAACAATTCTACAGTGGAGGTAAAATCAACAAGTGGTGATACTCATTTGGGTGGAGACGACTTTGACCAAAAGATTATTGCTTGGATTATAGGTGAATTTAAGAAAAATGAGGGAATTGATTTATCAAATGATCCGCTTTCACTTCAGCGTGTAAAGGATTCAGCAGAAAAAGCAAAAATTGAGCTTTCTAGCTCTAAAGAAACAGAAATCAATGAGCCGTTTATTACAGTTGGGACAGATGGGCCAAAGCATTTGGTATTGAAATTGACTCGCGCTAAATTGGAAGAGTTGGTAATGGAGTTGGTAGAAAAAACATTTGAGCCAGTGAAAAAAGCTTTGAGTGATTCTGGATATGATAAGAAAGATATTGAAGAAGTGATTTTGGTTGGTGGTATGACTCGTATGCCGTTGGTACAGAAAAAAGTAGAAGAATTTTTTGGTAAAAAACCAAATGTAAGTATCAATCCAGATGAAGTTGTAGCTTTGGGAGCAGCAATTCAGGCTGGACAGCTTCAAGGTGATTTGGGCAAAGAGATTTTGCTTTTGGATGTCACTCCACTTTCACTTGGAATTGAGACAATGGGTTCTGTAATGACAAAACTTATTGAGAGAAATACAACAATTCCTACAGGAAAAAGTCAGATTTTCTCAACTGCAGCAGATAGTCAGCCAAGTGTGGAAATTCATGTTTTGCAAGGTGAAAGACAAATGGCAGGAGACAACAAGACTTTGGGAAGGTTTATGTTGGATGGAATTCCACCAGCACCGCGCGGAGTACCACAAATTGAGGTAAACTTTGACATAGATGCAAATGGAATTTTGAATGTTTCTGCAAAAGATAAGGCAACAGGAAAAGAGCAGTCAATTCGTATTGAGGCTTCCAGCGGTCTCTCTGACGAGGAAATAGAAAGAATGAAAAAGGATGCAGAAGCACACGCAGACGACGACAAAAAGAAGCGTGAGCTAATTGACGCAAAAAATACAGCTGATACAATGGTGTACACAACTGAGAAAATGATGAAAGATGTGGAAGAGAAGAAAATTGAACTTACAGACGATGAGAAAAAAGGTGTAGAAGCATCACTTGCGAAGTTGAAAGAGGTAAAAGATGGCGATGATTTGGAAGCTATTCAAAAAGCGTCTGATGATTTGGCAACTGCTGGACAAGCTATTGGAACAAAAATGTACCAACAAGAACAGGCTAAAACGGAAGCAGACGCAAAAGCTGAAACTTCAAAAACAGAAGGAAAAGAAGAAAAGAAAGAAGAAGGTGAGACAATTGAGGGTGAAGTAGTAGACGAAAAGAAATAA
- a CDS encoding DUF4234 domain-containing protein, with amino-acid sequence MPKQKVKIIPINNFILLSLITFGIYELVWFYRGWKLLKNKKKMNINPFWRAFFSPFYAGDFAKNFQEFLKDKDLKIEKSDSKNIGMIYFILSILYILPNPFWMISFFTFIPLLPLVKNMNRFYKVENPKLKPKKFNWLQKILVVIGVVFLIIIFFGNLS; translated from the coding sequence ATGCCAAAACAAAAAGTAAAAATTATTCCTATTAATAATTTTATTCTACTCTCTCTTATAACTTTTGGAATTTACGAATTAGTTTGGTTTTATAGGGGTTGGAAATTATTAAAAAATAAAAAGAAGATGAATATTAATCCTTTTTGGAGAGCTTTTTTTTCTCCTTTTTATGCTGGAGATTTTGCAAAGAATTTCCAAGAATTTTTAAAAGATAAAGATTTAAAAATAGAAAAATCCGATTCAAAAAATATAGGTATGATTTATTTTATATTGTCAATTTTATATATCTTACCAAATCCTTTTTGGATGATTTCATTTTTTACTTTTATACCGTTACTACCTTTGGTAAAAAATATGAATAGATTTTATAAAGTAGAAAATCCAAAATTAAAACCTAAAAAATTTAACTGGCTGCAGAAAATTTTAGTTGTAATTGGTGTTGTTTTTCTTATTATTATATTTTTTGGAAATTTATCTTAA
- a CDS encoding nucleotide exchange factor GrpE: protein MKKEKIIKPAKKKSKIQEYKNMALRAQADYQNLQKEVSEQRIVWAKMSKVQVIEDFLPVFDNFTTAFAHKDNLPEDKNWESWSKGIGFIMKQFEDILTQNGIEVIKTVGEDFNPEFHEAVSEEDSEEFESGKILKEVGVGYKVGDKVLKVARVIVNK from the coding sequence ATGAAAAAAGAAAAAATAATAAAACCTGCAAAAAAGAAAAGTAAAATACAGGAATATAAAAATATGGCTTTACGCGCGCAGGCTGATTATCAGAATTTGCAAAAGGAAGTTTCTGAGCAAAGAATTGTTTGGGCAAAGATGAGTAAGGTTCAAGTAATAGAAGATTTTTTACCAGTATTTGATAATTTTACAACAGCTTTTGCACATAAAGACAATTTGCCAGAAGACAAGAATTGGGAGAGTTGGTCAAAAGGAATTGGATTTATAATGAAACAGTTTGAAGATATTTTGACTCAAAATGGGATAGAAGTAATAAAAACTGTTGGAGAAGATTTTAATCCAGAATTTCACGAGGCTGTAAGTGAGGAAGATTCAGAAGAGTTTGAAAGTGGAAAAATTTTGAAAGAAGTTGGTGTTGGTTATAAGGTTGGCGACAAGGTTTTGAAAGTTGCTAGAGTGATAGTAAATAAATAA
- the lepA gene encoding translation elongation factor 4: protein MNEIKNFCIIAHIDHGKSTLADRFLEITNTIDKRRTGTQILDTMELEQERGITIKLQPVRMQFKNHTLNLIDTPGHVDFTYEVSRSLAAVEGAILLVDASQGVQAQTIGNLYLAMEQDLEIIPILNKIDLPNADVEKVSEEIIHLIGCRKEDILKCSAKTGEGVEQILDKIIEKVPSPKTELKEKILRALIFDSTYDDYRGVIASVRVVDGEMTKGDKLKFIGTKNEAEVLETGFYSPELTPSEKLENGQIGFVVTGIKDIGSVRVGDTITFKKEGSIEGLPGYKEVKPMVFAGIFPKEGDDYSTLRDAMDRLKLSDSALSYEPEHSQALGFGFRCGFLGMLHLDIFQERLKREFGLHIIVTVPSVAYEVYKTSGDNIIIKSPQDLPLRTQIKYIKEPWMVVDIITPSNYIGNVMGLVSDRKGRYLNTEYLSAGNQNRAMLHYEMPLASLITDFYDKLKTVTSGYASLNYELKNYEKANVVKLDIIVSEEPVESLSTLVWEGEAHKIGKQIVKSLRDTLPKQQFVIKIQAAIGGKIVAAERISALRKDVTAKLYGGDVTRKRKLLEKQKKGKKRMLAMGKGKVDIPTEAYLAVLKR, encoded by the coding sequence ATGAATGAGATAAAAAACTTTTGCATAATTGCACATATTGACCATGGAAAGTCTACTTTGGCAGACCGTTTTTTGGAGATCACAAATACAATAGATAAAAGAAGGACAGGAACTCAGATATTAGACACAATGGAGCTAGAACAAGAGCGTGGAATAACAATCAAACTTCAACCTGTGAGAATGCAATTTAAAAATCACACACTAAATCTAATCGACACTCCTGGGCATGTAGACTTCACATACGAAGTCTCTAGGTCTCTTGCTGCGGTAGAGGGTGCAATTCTTTTGGTAGATGCATCGCAAGGCGTGCAGGCTCAAACTATTGGAAATCTATACCTTGCAATGGAGCAAGATTTGGAAATTATTCCAATTTTAAACAAAATAGACTTGCCAAATGCAGATGTGGAAAAAGTTAGTGAAGAAATTATACATCTTATTGGTTGCAGAAAAGAAGATATTTTAAAATGTTCAGCAAAAACAGGAGAAGGTGTTGAGCAAATTTTAGATAAAATTATAGAAAAAGTTCCAAGCCCAAAAACAGAACTAAAAGAAAAAATACTTCGAGCATTGATTTTTGACTCAACTTACGACGATTACCGCGGAGTTATAGCTTCTGTTAGGGTTGTTGATGGTGAGATGACGAAAGGGGATAAATTGAAATTTATAGGAACAAAAAATGAAGCAGAAGTTTTGGAAACTGGTTTTTATTCTCCAGAGCTTACACCATCTGAAAAATTAGAAAATGGACAAATTGGTTTTGTGGTCACAGGAATAAAAGATATTGGAAGTGTTCGCGTTGGAGATACAATTACATTCAAAAAAGAAGGTTCCATTGAAGGACTACCTGGATATAAAGAAGTAAAACCAATGGTTTTTGCTGGAATTTTTCCAAAAGAAGGTGATGACTATTCTACTCTTCGTGATGCAATGGACAGATTGAAATTGAGTGACTCTGCTTTAAGTTATGAGCCTGAACACTCCCAAGCTTTAGGTTTTGGTTTTCGTTGTGGTTTTTTAGGAATGCTTCATTTGGATATTTTCCAAGAAAGACTAAAAAGAGAGTTTGGTCTTCATATTATAGTCACGGTTCCAAGTGTTGCGTACGAAGTTTACAAAACATCTGGCGATAATATTATTATCAAAAGTCCTCAAGATCTTCCACTCAGAACACAAATAAAATATATAAAAGAACCTTGGATGGTTGTGGATATAATTACACCAAGCAATTATATTGGAAATGTAATGGGTCTTGTTTCTGATAGAAAAGGAAGGTATTTGAATACAGAATACCTAAGTGCAGGAAATCAAAATCGTGCGATGCTTCACTATGAAATGCCATTAGCTTCGCTTATCACGGATTTTTATGATAAACTAAAAACAGTGACAAGTGGTTATGCTTCACTAAATTACGAGCTAAAAAACTACGAAAAAGCAAATGTTGTGAAGCTAGATATTATAGTTTCAGAAGAACCAGTAGAATCACTTTCCACACTTGTGTGGGAAGGAGAAGCACATAAAATTGGAAAACAAATTGTAAAATCCCTAAGAGACACACTACCAAAACAGCAATTTGTCATAAAAATTCAAGCCGCAATTGGTGGAAAAATAGTTGCAGCAGAAAGAATTAGTGCACTTCGCAAAGATGTGACAGCAAAACTTTATGGTGGGGATGTCACAAGAAAACGCAAACTACTAGAAAAACAAAAAAAAGGTAAAAAAAGAATGCTCGCAATGGGAAAAGGTAAAGTAGATATTCCAACAGAAGCATATTTAGCAGTTCTTAAGCGTTAA
- a CDS encoding Hsp20/alpha crystallin family protein, which produces MSIMKWRPMLDPFEEMEEMMKRFLPNRNPINRKSFIPAVDVYEENGRVVVEAPLAGINPKDVSISVEDNVLTIKGESKKEHEVDDKSYYRKEVRMGSFFRQISLPSTVNKEKISADFKDGVLKITCPIKEEKKEIKKIDININ; this is translated from the coding sequence ATGTCAATAATGAAGTGGAGACCAATGTTAGATCCATTTGAAGAAATGGAAGAGATGATGAAGCGTTTTTTGCCAAATAGAAACCCTATAAATAGAAAGTCATTTATACCAGCTGTAGATGTCTATGAGGAGAATGGAAGGGTGGTTGTGGAAGCACCTTTGGCAGGGATAAATCCAAAAGATGTAAGTATTTCTGTGGAAGATAATGTTCTAACTATAAAAGGTGAGAGTAAAAAAGAGCATGAAGTGGATGATAAGAGTTATTATAGAAAAGAGGTAAGAATGGGTTCGTTTTTTAGGCAAATTTCTCTACCTTCTACTGTAAATAAGGAAAAGATAAGTGCAGATTTTAAAGATGGTGTTTTGAAAATAACCTGTCCAATAAAGGAGGAAAAAAAAGAAATAAAGAAAATTGATATTAATATTAATTAG
- the recJ gene encoding single-stranded-DNA-specific exonuclease RecJ, producing METHWDIMPKTPEDIFEKLNALPKLVSTLLYNRNIKTTKEADEFLNPVYSKNVHDPFLFQDMQKAVDRIFIAIEKKENIIIYGDYDADGISSAILLDSIIEKLGGGVSVFLPHRQNDGYGLNIKNIEQFAKDEVNLIITCDCGISNRNEVKKAKKLGIDTIITDHHTVPDILPDAVAVIHPGIKNTTYPDNTLAGAGVAFKLLQGLLKHHKKTNEVLPDGEKHEAFEKWSLDMVAIATVADMVPLKGESRTLTKYGLLVLNKTRRAGLQKLYVEARIAEVDGKLKKRITEETIGFYIAPRINAAGRISHPKIAFDLLKTKSKTNAVDLAYLLDTHNKNRRQETEIILKDALHIVEKEQYDKEVLCVIGKNWSSGLVGLVASKLKEKYNRPALVVSHTQSLVGSGRSITGFNMIEAMQKMPEFFVKFGGHPMACGFTLKHIDIVEDFQNSLIKYFLETGDKDRRKVIKIDTEVDLEKLDWDMYNYVQRFEPFGKDNEKPKYLANELTITHIQQMGKGGKHVRLMVKHRSQRIFKVVGWNLCGRKEKDWCQILRIGDKIDIVFELGINEWNGTTELQRTIIDIRKTT from the coding sequence ATGGAAACACATTGGGATATAATGCCAAAAACTCCAGAGGATATTTTTGAGAAGTTAAATGCTTTGCCAAAATTAGTTTCCACACTCCTCTACAATAGAAATATAAAAACTACCAAAGAGGCAGATGAATTTTTGAATCCTGTTTACTCCAAAAATGTTCATGATCCTTTCTTGTTTCAAGATATGCAAAAAGCTGTGGATAGAATTTTTATAGCAATAGAAAAAAAGGAGAACATAATAATATATGGAGACTACGATGCAGATGGAATTTCTAGTGCAATACTTTTAGACTCTATAATTGAAAAATTGGGAGGAGGAGTAAGTGTATTTTTACCGCACAGACAAAATGACGGATACGGGTTAAATATAAAAAATATTGAGCAATTTGCAAAAGATGAAGTAAACCTAATAATAACTTGCGACTGCGGGATAAGTAACAGAAATGAAGTTAAAAAAGCAAAAAAACTAGGAATAGATACAATAATCACAGATCATCACACAGTTCCAGATATTTTACCAGATGCAGTTGCAGTAATTCATCCCGGTATAAAAAACACAACATATCCAGATAACACTTTGGCTGGTGCGGGTGTTGCTTTTAAACTTCTACAAGGACTTTTAAAACACCACAAAAAAACAAACGAAGTCTTACCAGATGGAGAAAAACACGAAGCATTTGAAAAATGGTCACTTGATATGGTCGCGATTGCCACAGTTGCCGATATGGTCCCTTTGAAAGGAGAATCACGAACTTTAACCAAATATGGACTACTCGTACTAAACAAAACAAGAAGAGCTGGACTTCAAAAATTATATGTAGAAGCAAGGATTGCAGAAGTAGATGGAAAACTGAAAAAAAGAATTACAGAAGAAACAATTGGTTTTTATATAGCACCTCGAATAAATGCTGCCGGAAGAATTTCACACCCAAAAATTGCCTTTGACTTATTAAAAACAAAAAGTAAAACAAATGCTGTAGACTTAGCCTATTTATTGGATACTCACAATAAAAATAGAAGGCAAGAAACAGAAATTATCTTAAAAGACGCACTTCATATTGTAGAAAAAGAACAATACGACAAAGAAGTTTTATGTGTAATTGGAAAAAATTGGTCTAGCGGACTAGTTGGGCTTGTTGCAAGCAAATTGAAAGAAAAATACAATAGACCTGCACTCGTTGTATCTCATACTCAATCTCTGGTTGGTTCTGGGAGAAGTATCACAGGCTTCAATATGATAGAAGCTATGCAAAAAATGCCAGAATTTTTTGTTAAATTTGGCGGACATCCTATGGCTTGTGGATTCACCTTAAAACACATTGATATTGTAGAAGATTTTCAAAATAGCTTAATAAAATATTTCCTAGAAACAGGAGACAAAGATAGACGAAAAGTAATCAAAATTGACACAGAAGTAGATTTGGAAAAATTGGACTGGGATATGTACAATTATGTCCAAAGATTTGAACCTTTTGGAAAAGACAATGAAAAACCAAAATACCTTGCAAACGAACTTACAATTACACACATACAACAAATGGGAAAAGGTGGAAAACATGTTCGACTAATGGTAAAACACAGATCCCAAAGAATTTTTAAAGTAGTTGGTTGGAATTTATGTGGTAGAAAAGAAAAAGATTGGTGTCAAATTTTACGAATTGGTGATAAAATAGACATAGTTTTTGAACTTGGGATAAATGAGTGGAATGGAACAACAGAACTACAAAGAACTATAATCGACATTAGAAAAACTACATAA
- a CDS encoding ribonuclease HI family protein, with protein sequence MKLKIYSDGGARGNPGPSATGVVIKNKAGKIVAEYGEYLGKQTNNFAEYSAFISGLKKAKILGATEVESLVDSQLLEKQMKREWKVKEPTLQKLFVEGWNAMQEFKKVEIKHIRREFNKEADAWVNKILDQQK encoded by the coding sequence ATGAAATTAAAAATTTATTCAGACGGTGGAGCAAGAGGAAATCCTGGTCCATCTGCAACAGGAGTTGTAATAAAAAATAAAGCAGGGAAAATTGTTGCAGAATATGGTGAATATCTAGGAAAACAAACAAACAACTTTGCTGAGTATTCTGCTTTTATCTCTGGTCTAAAAAAAGCAAAGATACTCGGAGCAACCGAGGTAGAATCACTTGTGGATAGTCAGCTATTAGAAAAACAAATGAAAAGAGAGTGGAAAGTGAAAGAACCGACACTACAAAAACTTTTTGTAGAAGGCTGGAATGCAATGCAAGAATTCAAAAAAGTGGAAATAAAACACATTCGAAGAGAATTCAACAAAGAAGCAGACGCTTGGGTGAATAAAATTCTTGATCAACAAAAATAA
- a CDS encoding YidC/Oxa1 family membrane protein insertase, translating into MLISIWNDLLYKPLFNFLIWVYNNWTNQNLGWAVVNVTILLRIALLPFTLVSERNRVRNEVLIKDVKAVQKNVHMDSITKKQEIRKMLKLRRVQPWAKAVVLGIQAVVLILIYQVFLRGITGDKIAKFLYPSVELPGDINTIFFGFELGMNHSFFWSALVGMLLFFEIYRKYKKLKLKVRKKDLAYFFLFPFSVFLILWFLPMVKALFVLTSLLFSVIVHQFTKVVFTPKKMEDS; encoded by the coding sequence ATGTTAATTTCCATTTGGAACGACCTACTATATAAACCATTGTTTAATTTTTTGATTTGGGTTTATAACAATTGGACAAACCAAAATCTTGGATGGGCGGTTGTAAATGTGACAATTTTGCTGCGTATAGCATTATTACCATTTACTCTTGTTAGCGAAAGAAATAGAGTTAGAAACGAGGTTTTAATAAAAGATGTGAAGGCTGTACAGAAAAATGTTCACATGGATTCTATTACAAAAAAGCAAGAGATAAGAAAAATGCTTAAACTTCGCAGAGTTCAGCCGTGGGCAAAGGCCGTTGTTTTGGGTATACAAGCAGTAGTTTTAATTTTGATTTATCAGGTTTTTCTGCGTGGTATTACAGGAGATAAAATTGCAAAGTTTTTGTATCCTTCTGTGGAGTTACCAGGAGATATAAATACTATTTTTTTTGGTTTTGAGTTGGGTATGAACCATAGTTTTTTTTGGTCTGCACTAGTTGGAATGTTGTTATTTTTTGAAATTTATAGGAAATATAAAAAATTAAAACTAAAAGTTAGAAAAAAAGATTTAGCTTACTTCTTCTTGTTTCCATTTTCAGTATTTCTAATTTTATGGTTTTTACCAATGGTGAAAGCACTTTTTGTCTTGACATCTCTGCTATTTTCTGTTATTGTACACCAGTTTACTAAAGTAGTTTTTACACCAAAAAAGATGGAGGACAGTTAG
- the dnaJ gene encoding molecular chaperone DnaJ encodes MSKDYYKILGVEKSATDDEVKKAFRKLAHKFHPDKKTGDEAKFKEVNEAYQVLGKPEKRQKYDQFGSNFDQQGGFGGGAGWEDFMNASRGQSGGGFQFDFGDIVGDLFGFGGNRNRKGKRGKDIQVDIEISFEDAVFGIEREINLTKNNNCDVCAGSGAEPGSNIKTCRECNGQGQVSRVQQTILGAIQTNAVCSSCNGVGDKAEKECKHCNGRGFEKSASSYKFKIPAGISNGETIRISGKGENLGKNATSGDLYVVVHVKSHKEFKRSGADIYSNLTVNYPQAVLGETVEVNTVDGKKKVVVPSGTQSGQQIRLRGLGAHRLNRSGRGDHFLKVIVNIPKRVSRKAKKLLKELESEL; translated from the coding sequence ATGTCAAAAGATTATTATAAAATTCTAGGAGTGGAGAAGAGTGCAACGGATGATGAAGTGAAAAAGGCTTTTCGTAAGTTGGCGCACAAGTTTCATCCGGATAAAAAAACTGGGGACGAGGCTAAATTTAAGGAGGTAAATGAGGCTTACCAAGTTTTGGGTAAACCAGAAAAAAGACAAAAATATGATCAGTTTGGGTCTAATTTTGATCAGCAAGGTGGATTTGGTGGTGGAGCTGGTTGGGAAGACTTTATGAATGCTTCTCGCGGACAAAGTGGAGGGGGATTTCAGTTTGATTTTGGAGATATAGTGGGAGACTTGTTTGGATTTGGAGGAAATAGAAACAGAAAAGGAAAAAGAGGAAAAGATATTCAGGTTGATATTGAGATTAGTTTTGAAGACGCAGTTTTTGGAATTGAAAGAGAAATAAATTTAACAAAAAATAATAATTGTGATGTTTGTGCTGGAAGTGGTGCAGAACCCGGTTCAAATATAAAAACTTGTAGAGAGTGTAATGGACAGGGACAAGTTTCTAGAGTTCAACAGACAATTCTGGGTGCCATACAAACAAATGCAGTTTGCTCAAGCTGTAATGGTGTGGGGGATAAGGCAGAAAAAGAATGTAAACACTGCAATGGTCGTGGTTTTGAAAAAAGTGCATCAAGCTATAAATTCAAAATTCCTGCTGGGATAAGTAACGGTGAAACTATAAGAATCTCTGGAAAAGGGGAGAACTTAGGTAAAAATGCGACTTCTGGAGATTTGTATGTGGTTGTGCATGTTAAATCTCACAAAGAATTTAAAAGGAGTGGGGCAGATATTTATTCTAATTTGACTGTAAATTATCCACAGGCAGTTTTGGGTGAGACAGTAGAGGTAAACACAGTGGATGGCAAGAAAAAAGTGGTAGTACCATCTGGAACTCAGTCTGGACAGCAAATTCGTTTGAGAGGTTTAGGTGCACACAGATTAAATAGATCTGGAAGAGGAGATCACTTTTTGAAGGTAATTGTAAACATTCCAAAAAGAGTAAGCAGAAAAGCGAAAAAGTTGTTGAAAGAATTGGAAAGTGAATTGTAA
- a CDS encoding ImmA/IrrE family metallo-endopeptidase has protein sequence MRNVTFVLFAIFIFGCSSANLYYEVDIPKEQFYNYEGTKLIIVDSHNTNAGCSFNWEASVPFLFLNPDYLKRFPKEFQWFVFFHEVGHHALGHTNYVPDDFISEDVYQEQMVYFEIEASKFSLFILHKKFDYLDNEFDIIFYYMPKELDSVLVVLMQEFRDAGFKQL, from the coding sequence ATGAGAAATGTAACTTTTGTTCTGTTCGCGATCTTTATATTTGGTTGTTCGTCCGCAAATTTGTACTATGAGGTTGACATTCCAAAAGAGCAGTTTTATAATTATGAAGGTACAAAATTGATAATTGTAGATAGTCATAATACAAATGCTGGGTGTAGTTTTAATTGGGAGGCTAGTGTGCCTTTTTTATTTCTAAATCCAGATTATTTGAAAAGATTTCCAAAAGAGTTTCAGTGGTTTGTTTTTTTTCATGAAGTGGGGCATCACGCTTTAGGGCATACAAATTATGTGCCAGACGATTTTATAAGTGAAGATGTGTACCAAGAACAGATGGTATATTTTGAAATTGAGGCTTCAAAGTTTTCTTTGTTTATTTTACATAAAAAATTCGATTATTTGGATAATGAATTTGATATAATTTTTTATTATATGCCCAAAGAGTTAGATTCTGTTTTAGTCGTTTTAATGCAAGAGTTTAGGGATGCTGGTTTTAAACAGCTTTAG